The nucleotide window TAAGTAAGTGTCTGTGCCAGCCAGTGCTTGGTAAGGAGCAGGCCGGGAAGGTATGCTTGGTTCATGGTTAGGTCTGGTTTGTGGTAccagaactgaacccaggacctcatgtgtGTTacgttttaccactgagctatgcccccTCTCTAAAGGGAAACTCATAATTTGATATAGGGACATACTTTTCAGGATCTAAGAGACATAAAAGCCTGATTTTCTAATGTTTTGGAATCTGTCTTCTGTTTTTAAAGTCAGGTAGATGTCTATTTGAGAAAGATAAACACCAGATACCAACCACTGAAAAATTCCTTCCTTGTGTTCTCCcaattactttttctttctttcttcctttctttttctttttctgttttttattttgagagagtcttacagcccaggctagtcttgaactcatgttATAATTGAGGAAAGCCTTGAACTTACGATCTTCCACCCTCTACCTACGAAATTCTAGGATTATAGTTGTGAGGTACTGGGCTTTAACCCCATAGCTTCATGCATGCTATAGAAGCCCTctgccaactgaactacatcctcagccccaaATCACATTCATAGTAACTgttttattaaggaaaaaaaaatattgccaaaTAATTAGAGATAAACCGTACAAATCAAAACTCAGTAAACCagaccagacatggtggtgcacacccagcattcagaagacagagacgagagagagagagacagagagagagagagagatataaacaacaaaacaaagtaaaaagtttgagagagagagagagagagatacatacaaacaacaaaacaaagtaaaaagttTGATTCCAGTCTGGTCTGCATGAgccacaggacagccagagctacatagtgggaccctgtctcaagtaagatagatacatagaccctgtctcaagtaaaatagatagatagagacagacagacagacaacaaaacaaaacaaaaaaaaaacccacctcagTATGTGGCTAGTTAGGCATTACTGCTTTCCTTTCAGGAATATTAGAATAGGCTTTCATCAGACTGACCCCAGGGAGCAGATAGGAATGACCTGAAGGCACTGGGAAGTGACCAGCAGTAAACAAAAATACTGGGAGAATGTGGACTCCACTGTGAGCTGCATAGTTTTCCTCCATGAGGTCAGGCCCCAGCGTGCGTAGCAACAGAAAGATTAAAACTAGGGGAAGCAGGGGACATGGAAAGTGCGGGGACCCTGGAAAGAAGTGAAGAGGAATCCCAAATTCTGTGTGCAGCCTCTTTCCAGTGCTTGGACCTGCCGTGTTGGTCACCTGCTAAAAACAATGAGACATTAATTAACACTCCTCAGTAAAATCTGGTGGGATCTAGGATTgctaattatataaaaaaaaaaaaaacagtgaaggaAGCAGACTGGCTAGGtatggtaacccagacccataatcccatcacttggcCAGTAGAAGCAGACCAGGAAttaaggttatcctcagctacatcgcaaattcaaggccagccaggactacctgagaccttgtctcaaatgaacaaataaaaacagacttaGAGGCTGTGAAGATGGAGACTCACAGATCGGTGCTGTCAGGGAGACTCATGCAGGGCCAGGCAttgttagattccctggagctgagtcacaggcagttatgagctacccaacatgggcgctgggaactgaactcaggtcctctgcaagaacggcatgtgctcttaacagctCAGTCATCTCTagactgtttcattttcttttattatctttaccATATTTCTTGTGGTGGTTCTGTATTATTTTAACTACCAAATCAGGAtcttgatttcaaggccagcctggactatctagtgagacaccatctcaaaaaaaacagaacaagagaaaagcaggctgaggaaatggctgagggggtaagagtggtagctgtgcaagcatgagtctgggtcccagcacccatggagaAAGCCAGGCGATGCTTTCCTGTATTTCCTGGGGGAGCAGACCCAGGCTGGTCCAGGTCTGGGGATTGCTGACCATCAACCTAGCTGAAAAGCAACTGCTCCAGGTTCATTGAAAggtcctgtctcaagggaataaagcaGAGCATTAGAGAGAGACTCTAAACAgcatcctctggcttccacatgcatacactacacacacacacacaaaagaataaaaaaaataactgcagCAATTAAACCTTTAAACAAGTAAGAGATAAAACTGTAGGAAACAAATCTGGTGCTGATGTGGTACTGAATGGGTCGTGCATCTAGGTGTTCTGATCATTGTACAGTAGCGAAAGATGCTACCTTTGTGAATGCAGCCGAGGCCTTTTCTCTATCAGGTGTGGACCTATGGTGTTGGATGCTCTAATCAAGATTAAGAATGAAATAGATTCCACTCTGACCTTCCGAAGATCATGTAGAGAAGGTGAGCATAACTTTGGTTATCGCTAGACCTTGGCTGGGATTCTGACTCCGAGAGTCTTGGCTGCCGCTGCTGGGGACAGCCTGGAGAGCAATTGCAGCACAGTCAGATAACTCGCTGCTGACACTAGTACAGCTTTAGGGGTTGCCCGAGTGGGCAGCAAGGGAATAGAGGATATGTACAGAGACGCTGTACACCACCTTCTTTTTCCTGGGAAATGGCTTCCAAAGTTTGAACTGTGATGCAAGTTCTGATTTCCCCCTGAGATCTTTGTCTCGAGGTTCCTCTGTCTCGTGGTTCCTGTTAGCTGCCATGagctcactggcagcagtgaagACAGGCTAGCTGGCATTTTCATATGAGCTCTTTGTTTAGCAAGAGGTGAGATGTTTCTTGCTGAGGCTCCTTGACTCTCACTTGTCACGGGGTGACGTGCTGGCGCTGCTGTTGAGACTGAAAGACAACGTCCTGCTCTAACAGCTCTGCATTAGTCTGTGTATCTGAAAATATGTAGCTGAGGGTGTGGAACACTGGACTGGCAGAGTCGGGAAAATCTCTGAGTCTTTGAGatcaagttcagggccagctaaggctacatagtgagaccctgtctcaaaagagggaaagagaaaagccaggctgtggtggacacacctttattcccagcactcaggaggcagagagaggcagatctgtgagttccaggccagcctggtctacaagagctagttccaggacagccaaagctaaaGCTACGCAGAGAAATCTGTcatggaaaaagagagggagggaggaataatTGCTAGTAATAATgcaacaaaagtaaaaatgttttaaaatatgattttaggcaaaaataaaattaatttaataacaataattaaaaaggaaaaacacaaaaggcaAAAATCACATGGTACCTTGAGGCCCATGTGGCCCTGTGGCTGTGAAGCCCGTCTGTGAGCCAGAGCTGTTGTGTCTTCATGTGAGATGGGTAGGTGACTACATGAACTTAATATAcaggggagggggaaatgggcCTGTGGAGTTACGGGACTCTGCAAGGACCTGTAGCGGGGTGGACACCAGAAGTCAGCCACAGAGGCCATCTCCCTGTCTGTGCTATGCTGCTCACTAGCCGTGGAAACTTGGGGTAATCAAAGATGGAAGAAGCCAGCTGGAGCTTCAAGGAACTGAGGGTTTAGCTTAGTGGGTAGAGTGCATGGTCTGGTTCAAGTTTGAGTTccaggcaggaaagagaaagggagaaaagacatCCTGTTAGCGCAGCTACTAATGGTGGTCAGTGTGGCCCAGAAGAAAGGATTGGGAGCCTGAGGTCACCTGGTGTCTCTCTCAGGGATCTGTGGCTCTTGTGCTATGAACATCAACGGAGGCAACACTCTGGCGTGCACTCGTAGGATCGACACGGACCTCAACAAAGTCTCAAAAATTTACCCTCTTCCGCATATGTATGTGATCAAGGATCTAGTCCCTGTGAGTGTCTGTGGCTCTCCCATCTGTTGGGGGTGGTGCAGGTGTGTCCAGCAGGGGTGGTGCTAGCATGGCCTGCCCTCTGTTCTCCAGAGCAGGCTAGGTCCAGGTGTCCCTAGCTACTGTGGTATACGTTACAATCAGACACTCCCTGTGTTCATGGCAAGGAGAATTCCACAGTATCCCCAGAGACATTAGGAACCCCCTTCCCAGGTCCACACCAGTGTGACCCATGTGTGTTTGAAGAATCTAAATGAGAGGTGACATGCCTGGAAATCAGTCCTTCTGAAGCTCAGAGTGCGGGCTTGTTTGATAGGGGTTTAGAACCCCAGAATTGAACTAGCCCCGGAAATAGAGGACTTGGCCTTAACTGCAGAGACTTTGTGTGGAAGATCAGCAGGAAAGCAGCAGTAGTGGGCTTTGCGCTGAGCTCCCCTTTCTCTGCTGGCTTCCCTGACTTGGGGCAGCAGGGAAAAGGACTGCAGTTGCCATGTCTTCAGCTGGTGTGGCTAACACTGACCATGTCCCCTTCTAGAACCTTGATTTATCTCAGCCTCTGAGAGTTTGGTTTCTGACTATCATAGGGAGGGAAAGTGCAGTGTCTGAACTGACAGCAAGCTGACGGCCCTCCCTGGTAGAAGCTGACCTCTCTCCTActgccctctcctttccctcaggACCTGAGTAACTTCTACGCACAGTACAAATCCATTGAGCCCTATCTGAAGAAGAAGGATGAGTCCCAGGAGGGCAAGCAGCAGTATCTGCAGTCCATCGAGGATCGGGAGAAGCTGGTCATTACTTAAACCTACTGTCATGGTTGGCGAGGGTGCTTTCCGGACGGCAGTAGGGTGGAGGGCAGTTGTAGGATAGAGGCCCCAGTGGAAACTTGAGGCCTGCTCAGCAGTCTTCTCTGAGACACGGGGCAGGCTGCCAAGGAACTTAAGTGACCTCTGTGCTGCAGGCTGCATGCTGGTTGGGAACCTGAACTTGTTCATGACTCTTAGGTCTGTGAGGGGTTATTGATTATCAAATCTATATGCATTGTTTTTGGATGTAAGGGCCCTGAACTCTGATCTAGCACAGGTTTGCATTTCATTACAAGGTATTTTTTATGAATCTATTACACTGCCACAAACCACCCTTTCACCAGAAAGCACACCGCAGGCTGGCACTTTGTCGTGTGTTGGTCCCTGgtctctgacttcctttctctccaCACAGGATGGACTGTATGAATGCATCCTGTGCGCCTGCTGCAGTACCAGCTGCCCCAGCTACTGGTGGAACGGAGACAAGTACCTGGGACCTGCAGTTCTCATGCAGGTACAGTGCTCCCTAACTCAAGCAGCCACAAGTCCTTGAGgatggtggcctgcaggcagctGTCTGTAGAGGGATGGTGTCCAGTGACATGCAGTACATCCAATGCCTTGCTCAGGTGGCTCTCAGCAAATCTGAGGTTTCATCTTACTACATAGCAAGGAGGACCATCCCAAAGGGAGGGACCAACTGGACAACCGGTGTGAACTGGATCCCTGGGCTGGGGCTGTGAGGCAAGGAAAGCATCTTGAGGGGCAGCTGCTCatcagaaggcaggaaggaagcctgCCTTTCAGATTTGTGGTCAGTGCTTTGAGAGACTGAAGCAAGTCGAAAGACAACTTCATGCTTCTCATTTTCCCATTAAAAAGGAAGTTAAAGGCTGTGTGACCACAGAATAGTGTTGACCATGCCATGTGCAGTCAGATACGCTCAACTGTGCCGCTTGTTCGCTGTCCAGGATCTGAGTTGTTGGAAAGCACATAGGTCTCGGTAACACAGCTGGAACAGGTCCAGGCTGTGGTGAGCCATTGTGAGTCCGCTCATCTCAGGGGATGTGTTGATTGATGGAAAATGACAAGCTGTCCACGATGGCTATGATAGCTCATTACGCCTGTAGTCCACGATGGCTATGATAGCTCATTATGCCTGTAGTCCACGATGGCTATGATAGCTCATTATGTCTGTAGTCCACGATGGCTATGATAGCTCATTATGCCTGTAGTCCATGATGGCTATGATAGCTCATTATGCCTGTAGTCCATGATGGCTGTGATAGCTCATTACGCCTGTAGTCCACGATGGCTATGATAGCTCATTATGTCTGTAGTCCACGATGGCTATGATAGCTCATTATGTCTGTAGTCCACGATGGCTATGATAGCTCATTATGCCTGTAGTCCATGATGGCTATGATAGCTCATTATGCCTGTAGTCCATGATGGCTATGATAGCTCATTATGCCTGTAGTCCATGATGGCTATGATAGCTCATTACGCCTGTAGTCCACGATGGCTATGATAGCTCATTATGTCTGTAGTCCACGATGGCTATGATAGCTCATTATGTCTGTAGTCCACGATGGCTATGATAGCTCATTATGCCTGTAGTCCATGATGGCTATGATAGCTCATTACGCCTGTAGTCCACGATGGCTATGATAGCTCATTATGTCTGTAGTCCATGATGGCTATGATAGCTCATTATGCCTGTAGTCCACGATGGCTATGATAGCTCATTATGCCTGTAGTCCAAAGCCCTTGAGAGGTTGAAGCAAGAagatgatgagttcaaggccaggctgggagcCTTAAAATAACAAACCAGCCTGGCGTCCTGAGGCATCCctgtaaatccagcactcaggaggcagaggcagacagatctctgagttctccaggccagctagggctatacagtgagacccttgTCCCAAACAAAGCATCCATTTATTTGGTGGCAGATTCTAGCACAGGCAGGTGCTATAAGGAGAGGGAAAAGCGTTTAGCGCAGCCTACCCTCACTAATTAGAACCTGGGACTGTGAAATGAGCCGATGCCAGTACCATGTCATTACGCACCGAGGTACCAAGCACAGGGTGGATCAAAGGCTCATGACGATCATGAACACACCGAGTTAGGAAAGAGCTCGGAGCCTTCCTGCATGGTAGGCAAGAACTACAGGGCAATGGCAAGGCTCCTACACTCCTGAGCCAAGCCCGTCCAGGCCAGCAGCTGACTCAGCTACCATCCCCCTGCCATGCTTTCCCAGGCCTATCGCTGGATGATCGACTCCAGAGACGACTTCACAGAGGAGCGC belongs to Microtus pennsylvanicus isolate mMicPen1 chromosome 13, mMicPen1.hap1, whole genome shotgun sequence and includes:
- the Sdhb gene encoding succinate dehydrogenase [ubiquinone] iron-sulfur subunit, mitochondrial — protein: MAAAVGVSLKRGFPATALGRVGLQFQACRGAQTAAAAAPRVKKFAIYRWDPDKTGDKPRMQTYEVDLNKCGPMVLDALIKIKNEIDSTLTFRRSCREGICGSCAMNINGGNTLACTRRIDTDLNKVSKIYPLPHMYVIKDLVPDLSNFYAQYKSIEPYLKKKDESQEGKQQYLQSIEDREKLDGLYECILCACCSTSCPSYWWNGDKYLGPAVLMQAYRWMIDSRDDFTEERLAKLQDPFSLYRCHTIMNCTRTCPKGLNPGKAIAEIKKMMATYKEKRALA